The following nucleotide sequence is from Pseudoalteromonas xiamenensis.
CTTTCACCGACTGAGCATATCGCCAGAAACCGACCCGGTTTCGTTGTACTAGTTGAACATGCAGTAAGTTCAACCCCGAAATAGCAGCGCGTTCAAAGTCATGCGCTAATGAAAATCGAACAAACGCCTGCTGGTAAAATTCTGAAGCCCTTTCATAATCTTTTTCTGCTTGGTAATACATGCCTAACTTATGGCTCAACCGCGTTGAATAGGCGGTTTCTTTAGACAGGATTTCCACTTCTCTCAGCACTTCTTTGGCTTCATCCAACTTTCCTTGTTTGAGCAAAATCGAATGTAAATTCAACGCAATTTTGACGACTTGCTCCGTATCTTCATTTGCGAAAGCGATGTCCTTTGCACATTCATATGCCCTTCGCGATTGCTCAAACGCATTCTGATGCCTGAGTAAAATTGCCCAGTTGTTCAATAGTTTGTGTTCACTACCTCGAAAGTAAACGGCGTACTCTGCGCTTGTTAAGCGAAGTGCGACATCGTTAAAGAGCGCAACATCTTTTGTTTCAACTGCCGCGCGCAGAACAAAAATATGCTCTAAATAGGCCCCCTTCGAGGGAGTTCGCTTCTGCACGGTATCCCACCGTTCCATAAAAGCCTCTGGGGTATGTGTTAATGTTTGTTTCATCTGCGCAAAGTCAGACGAGCTCCCAGCACAAACGGCTAAAGCTGCAAAATAAAATGACAAACATACGAGAGCTAAGTAATTCACATACATAGAAAACAAGTTAGGCTTACCCAAATCCTATCCAAATAAAATGGGGCCAGCAATCTAACTTCACGAAGTTTTGTGAACAAGCGTAAAGATTATACAAATCCTTCAATCCGTTTCTCTTTGGTCATGCTATATTTTCTTAAGATGGTTTTTTATAAGAGAGCAACTCGATGCCACATAGGGAACGCCCCTTCTTCTATACAACGGAGTTTGAGAAAGAAAGTTTATTGCTACGTGCCAAAGCAACAGGCCACGGCAAGGCAGAGGAAGTGAAGCAAATGTTTGATGTGCTGACGCTTATAGCCAAAGAGAACAACCTAACCAAATTATTGATAAATGTTGAAGAATTAACGCTAGATTATTCCAGTGAAAAGATGATAGATATTCTCTACCATATTGAACAACAGCATTTAGACATTTCAATTGCACGCATCATTAACCAAAATGAATTCAAGAACGATCTTATTGAATTATTTGCGGAAAAACACAATTTGAAAATCAAAAATTTTACCTGTGAAGCTCCTGCTATTGAATGGCTGAACAGCCAATAACTATGTAAAACAAATTAACAAATCCACACAAAAGGCTACACATTTACTTATTTTTACAAAACAATAGCAAAACAAATAAGAAGCAATATCAACTATCTACCATCTTGCGCCGCCACGACGTACCTTGAACGATTCCAACCAACCTTTATTTTAAGCTCAAAATCCGTACACTGCGCACCAAAGACAACGCTGTCATAATCGATTCGAGAGAGGTATTCATTATGAAAATCAATTATTTGCTGAGTAAACTTAAAGTGGCAGCGAAACTGAGGCTCATTATTGTATTAGCCAGTGTCATTATCATCACTTTGCAATGGTTGTCAGCCAGCAAATTAAAATCGACTATGATAGCAGAACGACAAAACAAAGCCGTTACGCTCATTCAAACGCTTGAATCTCAGTTGAATTCAATTGCCGTTAACGATTCTCTTGATGAGCAATCGAAAAAACGAGCTGCCATTGAATTGATCAACAATTCACGATATGAACCATCGGGCTATTTTTTCCTATTTTCAAATAGCGGCGACATGGTCGCTCACCCGATTAAACCAGAATTAAACGGGCTGTCCATGGTTTATCATAGCAAGCCTTTTATTTCTAAAGCATTTACGCTTTTTGTTGAGACGGCTAAACGCCACAGAGAAGGGTTTGTGAGCTATGAATGGCCCAAACCGGAACTCGTCCGATCAAGAAGAAAAACTTTCATTTGTTAAACAGTTGCGTTTCTTTGACTGGATCATCGGCACAGGAATCTATCTAACTGACGTTGAAAAACAATACCGAGATACGCTTGTTCAGTTGCTTATTGAAACAATTGCCTACGTCGCCATACTGCTAACACTATCATCGCTTGTGGCTAGAAACATCATAAAGCCTTTGAATAAAATGACACGCACGATGACCGACATTGCGCAAAATAAAGACTTAACCATTACCCTAAAAAATCAAGGCAATGACGAGCTTGCAACGATGGCTCAAGCGTTCAACGAAATGACCGCTGACTTTAGAGAAGTCGTAAACAGCATTAATGATAACACCTGTGCATTAGCATCCTCTGCAGAAGAGACTCGCTTGTGTAACGAACCAAATTCAGCAAGGTATTGCGCAGCAAAACGCGGATACCGACATGGCCACCCAACAAATTGGGCAAATTGAGCAATCAGCTGCTCAGGTTTTCCATCAAACTCAAGTGGCACTTAACAAAGTCAACCACACGACCGAGCTGACCGAATCTGGATTGCAGAGTCTCATTCAAACTGTTGAAAGTATTGAGCAAATTTCAAACCGTGTCGACTCTGCCACGATAGCGGCGAGTCATTTACAACAGTCGTCAAGCCAAATTGAGATAGTTTTGGAAGTAATCAACAAGATTACCGAGCAAACGAACCTCTTAGCACTTAACGCTGCAATTGAAGCTGCTCGAGCGGGTGAACAAGGCCGAGGCTTTGCCGTTGTTGCCGATGAAGTCCGAACCCTTGCAATGCGCACTCAACAGTCAACACTCGACATTCAAACGATTATTTCCGAAATACAAAAAGGTGTTGAAGCCACCGTAAATGACATGATGACCTGCAAGACAGCCACCGAACTTAGCATCTCGTTGAGCCAGCAATGTAACGATGCGCTCTCAGCCATTGATGCTTCAGTCACTGAAATTAGCGCGATCAATCGTTTAATTGCCGAAGCGTCTGAATCACAAAGTTCGGCGGTTTCCGATGTGGTACAAGGTATGCTGGGGATTTCAAGCGTTGCTGAACAAACCGAAACGGGCGCTAAGCACACACAAGCCTCCAGCCATCAACTAAGTGAAATGTCGTGTGAACTAAACACAATGGTGAATCAGTTCAAAGTAGCCTAACAGCAAAACGGCTGTCCATATACAGAATAACGAGACCAAGTCGCTAAATCTTTCGAGAAGGCGACTTTTACCTAAGCGGTAACTGTGGCAACATAAAATTCGTATATGGCATTTACAACAGGCAGCTCATGGAACTGAATTTTTCATCCTTTAACCCGCTTCAAATATATCATTTAATGACGCAAACCATCATTCCAAGACCCATTGCTTGGGTTCTGACGGATTCAGGTCATAAAAACTATAATCTTGCGCCTTTTTCTTACTTTACCGCGGTATCGAGCGCGCCGCCGTTATTGATGTTTTCTGTGGGTAAAAAACCAAATGGTGAAGTCAAAGATACGGTTAGAAACCTCCTTGAGAACAAGCGTTGTGTAATACATATTGCTTCAAGTCACGATGCCAATCTGGTCACCAATACTGCGGCTACACTCGACCATGGCGAATCTGAAGTCTCGCTCAATAATATCGACGTAGTGGATTTCAACGGCTTCCCCTTGCCACGAGTTAAGCAATGCACGATAGCGTATGGTTGCGAGCTCTATGAAACAAAAGAATTAGGTGATGTACCTCAAACTCTGGTATTCGTCGAAATAAAAACGCTGTATTTGGATGACCAAGTCGTTGAGTTAGATGCTAAAGATCGCCTTAAAATCCACGCAGATAAGGTATCCCCTCTCGCACGACTCGGCGCTGGAGATTACGCTGGGATAACCGCGCCTTTCGCAATTGCGAGGCCTGATTAACCTTTTCCTCCATGGGGAATGTGAGTCACTACATTCCCACGCTTGCCAATCTTAATCTATCAGAATCTGTTCTTTCACCTTTTAGAGATATGAGTCACTCATTTTGAGTCACACTTACTCGGCTAATAATGAAATCCATTCATCAACATCCGCAACAATAAACTCAATTCGTTTGCTGTCGTGAATCGTCACGCGAAACGCGTCTGTTGTGATTGGAATAAAGCCAGCGCCTTTACCTGTGCATTTCTCAATGTGTGTTATATCACTGCGCTCAAAATGATAAGGGCCAAGTGGCAGCATTTTATTTGAAGGTTCGAAATGCAACTGTGAGTCAGTTAATGAAAGCTTACCATCTGCTTTCGCAGCCCCCATTTGAATGGAAGCTGGAGATGAAAAAAGTACATTTTGCGTCATACGACATTCCCTTAAAAGCGGTAAAATCCCATATACCTTACGGTGTTTTCCGTTCTCGTAACAGTGTCATATTGCACGATTCACTATGACATTTAGCACTGTTCGACATAGGTACAGTTTGTCATAATGGTATAATCAATAAGAACAATAATCATCTCTCGATGCAAAATACCATCAAACATACTGCAGATTGGCGCCTTTCGACTGTTGCTTCGTGGCTCGCTGTGACTATCGCTTGCGTGTTTTATACTCCGTCCACATTGACTCTATTTCTTCAATTGCCGGTTCACTTGCTTATTCTTTTCTTGTTATTGGCGATTATTCGGACGCCAAACGACAATGTCGCACGCTACGCGAGTGGTTATTTTGCTTTAATTGCTTGCCTCTTTCCGCTTACGAACACAAGCCTCGTTCTTATTCATATGGCAATGTTTTCCTCCTTATTTAGCGCGCATTTCAAACCCACTACCTTGTTTGGATGTATCCTTGCGCTACTCGCGACATACTGTGGTGTTTTGCTGTTTTACAAGCATGAAACGATACCTTGGATAGCGCTTGCAATTTGGGGTATTTTTGCGATTTTTAATGGCATTCTTAGCCGCCGTTTTGTTGAAAGTCTCAACATGCATTACCAATCTAGACAAAACTACAAAGAACTCAAAGCGACGCAAAATATGATGAAGGCGATGAGTGCAGAGCAAGAACGCTTAGCCCTATCTCGCGAGCTGCATGATTCACTCGGCCACAAATTAACAGCGCTCTCGATTAATCTCGATTTTCTAAAACGCCAAGCGCCCCAAGAGATGACGGAAACCGTAAGTCAGTGCCACGCGCTAAGCCAAGAAATCCTCGCAGAAGTTAGGCATATTGTTTCTGCACAGCGTAACGATTTTGGCCTACTTAAAACCTCACTAACGGACTTATTTCGCGCTACACCGACCTTAAAATGTACGCTTGAGATTTCACCCAATTTGGAACCGCTTCCACAACAAATTGGGTTATGTGTCATTCGCTTTTGTCAGGAAATGATCAGCAATACGTTAAAACACACCAATGCTTCTGCTATTGACTTCGTTATCTCAAGAGATGAAACCGAAAAAGACGCTCCCATCGTGGTCACTGCAATGCACAACGCTCGCGAATCCGTGTTACCTAAGCTTGGCAATGGCCTAAAAGGCATGAACGAACGTGTTGCTATGCTCGGCGGCGAATTTACGCAGCGTCTGTTGAACAATGCACTGATCAGTGAGTCTCAAGATCCCGTTCAATCGTTCAACTCAGGAGGTCGTTTAATATGATCTCGTGCTTACTTGTTGAAGACCAAAACTTGGTGCGACTTGGCCTCAAAAATCTATTAGAACTCGATAAAGACCTTTGCGTAAAAGCAACCGCAGAAGACGGCATAGAATGTATGAAGCAGTTATCTGTTGAGCATTTCGACATCATTTTACTTGATATGCGTATGCCGAAAATGGGTGGCCTTGATGTTTTAAAAGCAATGCAGGAACAACAGAACCACACGCCAGTTCTTATCATTACTACATTTGAAGACTGTGATGTGTTAGTCGAAGCCATCGCGCTGGGTGCGATGGGTTACATCTTGAAAAATGCCGAATTAGAGCATCTTCTGAGTGCCATCAAAGCCGTGTGTAATGGGCAACAGGTATTGCAACCTGCACTGACACGATATTTATTAACCTCCAGTCATGCAACGCCATCCACA
It contains:
- a CDS encoding tetratricopeptide repeat protein, translated to MERWDTVQKRTPSKGAYLEHIFVLRAAVETKDVALFNDVALRLTSAEYAVYFRGSEHKLLNNWAILLRHQNAFEQSRRAYECAKDIAFANEDTEQVVKIALNLHSILLKQGKLDEAKEVLREVEILSKETAYSTRLSHKLGMYYQAEKDYERASEFYQQAFVRFSLAHDFERAAISGLNLLHVQLVQRNRVGFWRYAQSVKEIIQQVPRNNSQYLLHFSVMQKIVEVMAFEFSKERANLPEHWQEMMFKYGLNEEVELYRAMIGLTSGYVQQTSNTKRQVRNEVLPTPSWYLNYCQQ
- a CDS encoding cache domain-containing protein: MKINYLLSKLKVAAKLRLIIVLASVIIITLQWLSASKLKSTMIAERQNKAVTLIQTLESQLNSIAVNDSLDEQSKKRAAIELINNSRYEPSGYFFLFSNSGDMVAHPIKPELNGLSMVYHSKPFISKAFTLFVETAKRHREGFVSYEWPKPELVRSRRKTFIC
- a CDS encoding methyl-accepting chemotaxis protein, which translates into the protein MNGPNRNSSDQEEKLSFVKQLRFFDWIIGTGIYLTDVEKQYRDTLVQLLIETIAYVAILLTLSSLVARNIIKPLNKMTRTMTDIAQNKDLTITLKNQGNDELATMAQAFNEMTADFREVVNSINDNTCALASSAEETRLCNEPNSARYCAAKRGYRHGHPTNWAN
- a CDS encoding methyl-accepting chemotaxis protein — encoded protein: MATQQIGQIEQSAAQVFHQTQVALNKVNHTTELTESGLQSLIQTVESIEQISNRVDSATIAASHLQQSSSQIEIVLEVINKITEQTNLLALNAAIEAARAGEQGRGFAVVADEVRTLAMRTQQSTLDIQTIISEIQKGVEATVNDMMTCKTATELSISLSQQCNDALSAIDASVTEISAINRLIAEASESQSSAVSDVVQGMLGISSVAEQTETGAKHTQASSHQLSEMSCELNTMVNQFKVA
- a CDS encoding flavin reductase family protein yields the protein MELNFSSFNPLQIYHLMTQTIIPRPIAWVLTDSGHKNYNLAPFSYFTAVSSAPPLLMFSVGKKPNGEVKDTVRNLLENKRCVIHIASSHDANLVTNTAATLDHGESEVSLNNIDVVDFNGFPLPRVKQCTIAYGCELYETKELGDVPQTLVFVEIKTLYLDDQVVELDAKDRLKIHADKVSPLARLGAGDYAGITAPFAIARPD
- a CDS encoding sensor histidine kinase, producing MQNTIKHTADWRLSTVASWLAVTIACVFYTPSTLTLFLQLPVHLLILFLLLAIIRTPNDNVARYASGYFALIACLFPLTNTSLVLIHMAMFSSLFSAHFKPTTLFGCILALLATYCGVLLFYKHETIPWIALAIWGIFAIFNGILSRRFVESLNMHYQSRQNYKELKATQNMMKAMSAEQERLALSRELHDSLGHKLTALSINLDFLKRQAPQEMTETVSQCHALSQEILAEVRHIVSAQRNDFGLLKTSLTDLFRATPTLKCTLEISPNLEPLPQQIGLCVIRFCQEMISNTLKHTNASAIDFVISRDETEKDAPIVVTAMHNARESVLPKLGNGLKGMNERVAMLGGEFTQRLLNNALISESQDPVQSFNSGGRLI
- a CDS encoding response regulator; translated protein: MISCLLVEDQNLVRLGLKNLLELDKDLCVKATAEDGIECMKQLSVEHFDIILLDMRMPKMGGLDVLKAMQEQQNHTPVLIITTFEDCDVLVEAIALGAMGYILKNAELEHLLSAIKAVCNGQQVLQPALTRYLLTSSHATPSTLTEKELEVLKCLSLGMSNRVIAQTLNNSEGTIRNHVSTILAKLDVADRTQAVIKAINESLV